The following proteins are co-located in the Deinococcus metallilatus genome:
- a CDS encoding ammonium transporter → MLKKILPLLGLLGGAAFAQTARPELNTGDTAWMLVSAALVLLMTPGLAFFYGGLTRAQSVLNTMMMSVVSMGLVGVLWMLAGYTLAFGEGGNALVGGLGHLGLVGLQGGLTGTIPTSVFAAFQAMFAIIALALISGAVVERMRFGAFLCFGGLWSLLIYAPLAHWVWSADGWLYQLGALDFAGGTVIHIAAGVSALVAALVLGPRLGYARTAHVPHNVPFVLLGAGLLWFGWLGFNAGSALGAGQTAGLAFLNTLVAPAAALLTWLAWESRRSGKPTAVGAATGLVVGLVAVTPACAFVSPWAALVVGVLGATASFWTVQSKRRLRADDALDVFACHGVAGIVGALLTGVLAWTTGSGKPVGEQLVIQIVGVVVSIAYTGLGSLALLSLVRLFTPLRVPASQEVVGIDLSAHSEQGYSENETGLGAPVFLGGDWPLGRASPGEKLPSCPLPMTSGVIDRPPAPSA, encoded by the coding sequence ATGCTCAAGAAAATCCTTCCTCTGCTGGGGCTGCTCGGCGGCGCGGCGTTCGCCCAGACGGCCCGCCCGGAGCTGAACACGGGCGACACGGCCTGGATGCTGGTGTCGGCGGCCCTGGTGCTGCTGATGACGCCCGGCCTCGCCTTCTTCTACGGCGGCCTGACCCGCGCCCAGAGCGTGCTGAACACCATGATGATGAGCGTCGTCTCGATGGGGCTGGTCGGCGTCCTCTGGATGCTCGCCGGGTACACCCTCGCCTTTGGAGAGGGTGGCAACGCGCTGGTGGGCGGCCTGGGCCACCTGGGGCTGGTTGGCCTGCAAGGCGGCCTGACCGGCACCATTCCCACCTCCGTCTTCGCGGCGTTCCAGGCGATGTTCGCGATCATCGCGCTCGCCCTGATCAGCGGCGCGGTCGTCGAGCGGATGCGCTTCGGGGCGTTCCTCTGCTTCGGCGGCCTGTGGAGCCTGCTGATCTATGCGCCGCTGGCCCACTGGGTCTGGAGCGCGGACGGCTGGCTCTATCAGCTTGGGGCGCTGGATTTCGCGGGCGGCACCGTGATCCATATCGCGGCGGGGGTCAGTGCCCTGGTCGCGGCGCTGGTGCTCGGGCCACGCCTGGGGTATGCCCGGACCGCCCACGTGCCGCACAATGTCCCCTTCGTGCTGCTGGGGGCGGGCCTGCTGTGGTTCGGCTGGCTGGGCTTCAATGCGGGCAGCGCGCTGGGGGCCGGGCAGACGGCGGGCCTCGCCTTTCTGAATACCCTGGTCGCCCCGGCGGCCGCCCTGCTCACCTGGCTCGCCTGGGAAAGCCGCCGGAGCGGCAAGCCCACCGCCGTCGGGGCCGCCACGGGGCTGGTCGTCGGCCTGGTCGCCGTCACGCCCGCCTGCGCCTTTGTCAGTCCCTGGGCCGCCCTGGTGGTCGGCGTGCTGGGCGCGACCGCCAGCTTCTGGACCGTGCAGTCCAAGCGCCGCCTGCGCGCGGACGACGCCCTCGACGTGTTCGCCTGTCATGGCGTCGCCGGGATCGTCGGTGCCCTCCTGACCGGCGTGCTGGCCTGGACGACCGGCAGCGGCAAGCCGGTGGGGGAACAGCTCGTCATCCAGATCGTCGGCGTGGTGGTCAGTATCGCCTACACCGGCCTGGGGTCCCTGGCCCTGCTGAGCCTCGTCCGCCTGTTCACCCCCCTGCGTGTGCCCGCCAGCCAGGAGGTCGTCGGCATCGACCTCAGCGCCCACAGCGAGCAGGGCTACAGCGAGAACGAAACCGGCCTGGGGGCTCCGGTATTTCTGGGCGGCGACTGGCCGCTCGGCCGTGCTTCTCCCGGGGAGAAGCTCCCCTCCTGTCCGCTGCCCATGACCTCGGGAGTCATCGACAGACCACCTGCTCCCTCGGCATGA
- a CDS encoding V-type ATPase subunit gives MTNAYGYINGRVRMLRADLLPGRVIEDAANAANYAEYLRSVSETPLREDLGEATAQEAGLAELDAALSHNYLRSVQHLRSIAVGQPAREVEALLLRYDVLNIKTLVRGVLAGRSSEEILAGLVPAGTIPWPVLQAAASATDVASLAQTLAVAGGKIGGVLRAAVSGGAGSLLDLEVALDQGYYRAVLASVRGVNVRRYFTREIDVRNLLIARQLRGTAATNRYFIPGGREVSESDFLRIAGGDNTVGDPQLQAILEAPDLASAEFVARRLLDEASRNVAMSDALGAGVVLDYLRRKEQEIAKLRLIGRGKYYNLPADELRKELADV, from the coding sequence TTGACCAACGCTTACGGTTACATCAACGGGCGCGTGCGGATGCTGCGCGCCGACCTCCTGCCGGGCCGCGTCATCGAGGACGCCGCGAATGCGGCGAACTACGCCGAGTACCTGCGGAGCGTGTCGGAGACGCCGCTGCGCGAGGACCTCGGGGAAGCGACCGCGCAGGAAGCCGGTCTGGCGGAACTCGACGCCGCCCTCAGCCACAACTACCTGCGGAGCGTGCAGCACCTGCGCTCCATCGCGGTGGGCCAGCCCGCCCGCGAGGTGGAAGCCCTGCTGCTGCGCTACGACGTGCTGAACATCAAGACGCTGGTGCGCGGCGTCCTGGCGGGCCGCAGCAGCGAGGAGATCCTCGCGGGCCTGGTGCCCGCCGGGACCATCCCCTGGCCGGTCCTGCAAGCCGCCGCCAGCGCGACCGACGTGGCCTCACTGGCGCAGACGCTCGCGGTGGCGGGCGGCAAGATCGGCGGGGTGCTGCGCGCCGCCGTCAGCGGGGGCGCGGGCAGCCTGCTCGACCTCGAAGTCGCCCTCGACCAGGGGTACTACCGCGCGGTGCTCGCCAGCGTGCGCGGCGTGAACGTGCGGCGCTACTTCACGCGCGAGATCGACGTGCGGAACCTGCTGATCGCGCGGCAACTGCGCGGCACGGCGGCCACCAACCGTTACTTCATCCCCGGCGGCCGGGAAGTGTCGGAAAGCGACTTTCTGCGCATCGCGGGCGGCGACAACACGGTGGGGGACCCCCAGCTCCAGGCCATCCTGGAAGCGCCGGACCTCGCCAGCGCCGAATTCGTCGCGCGGCGTCTGCTCGACGAGGCCTCCCGCAACGTCGCCATGAGTGACGCGCTGGGGGCGGGCGTCGTCCTCGACTACCTGCGCCGCAAGGAACAGGAGATCGCCAAGCTGCGCCTCATCGGCCGCGGGAAGTACTACAACCTCCCCGCCGACGAACTCAGGAAGGAGCTCGCCGATGTATAA
- a CDS encoding V-type ATP synthase subunit E: MSLGDILEHETRDEITRIRAGAQERAAAILAAARERASALLESQKRSLDAELQAGLTRARSAADLEMNAQRLAAADQTQTRAFQEAEAQLRAAPASPQYPQILARLIQEAQAALPSAEVVEVHPDEVAAAQAALAHLGLHLEVRPNPAVETGVRLVGRGGKTSVQNTLLGRLQSGREALTAEVARLLNS; this comes from the coding sequence ATGAGCCTCGGTGACATCCTCGAACATGAAACGCGCGATGAGATCACGCGCATCCGCGCGGGGGCGCAGGAACGCGCCGCGGCCATCCTCGCGGCGGCGCGCGAACGTGCCAGCGCCCTGCTCGAAAGCCAGAAGCGCAGCCTCGACGCGGAACTCCAGGCGGGCCTGACCCGCGCCCGCAGCGCCGCTGACCTCGAAATGAACGCCCAGCGGCTGGCCGCCGCCGACCAGACGCAGACCCGCGCCTTTCAGGAGGCGGAAGCCCAGCTCCGCGCCGCGCCCGCCTCGCCGCAGTACCCGCAGATTCTCGCGCGCCTGATCCAGGAAGCGCAGGCCGCCCTCCCCAGCGCCGAAGTGGTGGAAGTCCACCCCGACGAGGTGGCGGCGGCCCAGGCCGCGCTGGCGCACCTCGGTCTGCACCTGGAGGTGCGCCCCAACCCCGCCGTCGAGACGGGTGTGCGGCTGGTGGGCCGCGGCGGCAAGACCAGCGTGCAGAACACGCTGCTCGGCCGCCTGCAATCCGGCCGCGAAGCCCTGACGGCGGAGGTCGCGCGCCTCCTGAACAGCTAA
- a CDS encoding V-type ATP synthase subunit I, which produces MISPMHQVIVAGRQRDSREIMAALQRAGVLHIVPLSAAGFETGPLGGLAADERRSSERLLARVESTLGELGALRGAPAPLPPEGEWTARVEEVAQPASVLNARETELQSDLDTQTSYGEVVRVLARLAGGVDTSRRLALLTFTVQTPEELSAVEAALREDLGDRSALASDRVNQNTIAAAVAVLRADREKARAALSRARVGELRLPGRFDALPVSEVQAEFERIARANPAALNEVRAEKRRLAAAHGARLYAIRDALADRVAIDDARAQTARGKYGFVLQGYVPDESMGTFRSAMDGMQGQVVYEVQPADEHHAETIPVKLRNSPYARNFEFLLGVSEPPRYGTFDPTWMIAAFFPLFFGFVVADIGFGLIFLLAALWMQARGRRGEDLDLGFLGIRLDPATLQQVSTVIRTMSLWTILWGFLTGEFFGNVLEKLHVFYLNPGLIQRIYGVQVGAGGEHATGLIPILFPRTDAGFASVIMLICLAVGIIYLFWAWGLRAQLARKHGQTGHFWEAVAIMGGLLGLILLAYISKIGADFGALGNFGNPLVLVMLAGFLVFVVGYIRIIRDVPILPIELLSQGGNIISFTRLFAVGVAAAILANLATDLGWSLGGVLPVIGPILGILIGLFVHSFFLALTLIGHIMQPLRLHYLEFLNPTGFYQESGPRYVPFARASVRK; this is translated from the coding sequence GTGATCAGCCCGATGCACCAGGTGATCGTCGCGGGCCGTCAGCGTGACAGCCGCGAGATCATGGCCGCCCTGCAACGGGCGGGGGTGCTCCACATCGTTCCGCTGAGCGCGGCAGGCTTCGAGACGGGACCGCTGGGCGGCCTGGCCGCCGACGAGCGCCGCAGCTCGGAGCGGCTCCTGGCCCGCGTCGAGAGCACCCTGGGTGAACTCGGCGCCCTGCGCGGCGCGCCCGCCCCCCTGCCCCCCGAAGGGGAGTGGACGGCGCGGGTGGAGGAGGTCGCGCAGCCCGCCTCCGTGCTGAACGCGCGGGAAACCGAACTCCAGTCCGACCTCGACACGCAGACCTCGTACGGTGAGGTCGTGCGTGTCCTGGCCCGCCTGGCAGGTGGGGTGGACACCAGCCGCCGCCTCGCGCTGCTGACCTTTACGGTGCAGACGCCCGAGGAGCTGAGCGCCGTGGAAGCGGCGCTGCGCGAGGACCTGGGGGACCGCTCCGCCCTCGCCAGTGACCGGGTGAACCAGAACACCATCGCCGCCGCCGTCGCGGTGCTGCGGGCCGACCGCGAGAAGGCCCGCGCCGCCCTGTCGCGCGCCCGGGTGGGCGAACTGCGCCTGCCCGGCCGCTTCGACGCGCTGCCCGTCAGCGAAGTGCAGGCGGAGTTCGAGCGGATCGCGCGCGCGAACCCGGCCGCCCTGAACGAGGTGCGGGCCGAGAAGCGCCGCCTCGCGGCCGCGCACGGCGCCAGGCTGTACGCCATTCGCGACGCTCTCGCGGACCGCGTCGCCATCGACGACGCCCGCGCGCAGACCGCCCGCGGCAAGTACGGCTTTGTCCTCCAGGGCTACGTGCCCGACGAATCGATGGGCACCTTCCGTTCGGCGATGGACGGGATGCAGGGCCAGGTCGTGTACGAGGTCCAGCCCGCCGACGAGCACCACGCGGAAACCATCCCGGTGAAGCTGCGCAACAGCCCCTACGCCCGCAACTTCGAGTTCCTGCTGGGCGTCTCGGAGCCGCCGCGTTACGGCACCTTCGACCCGACCTGGATGATCGCGGCGTTCTTCCCACTGTTCTTCGGCTTCGTGGTCGCTGACATCGGCTTCGGCCTGATCTTCCTGCTCGCGGCCCTGTGGATGCAGGCGCGCGGCCGCCGGGGTGAGGACCTCGACCTGGGCTTCCTGGGTATCCGCCTCGACCCGGCCACCTTGCAGCAGGTGTCCACCGTGATCCGCACCATGAGCCTGTGGACCATCCTGTGGGGCTTCCTCACCGGTGAATTCTTCGGCAACGTGCTGGAGAAACTGCACGTGTTCTACCTGAACCCGGGGCTGATCCAGCGCATCTACGGCGTGCAGGTCGGCGCGGGCGGCGAGCACGCGACCGGCCTGATCCCGATTCTCTTCCCCCGCACCGACGCGGGCTTCGCCAGCGTGATCATGCTGATCTGCCTGGCGGTGGGGATCATCTACCTGTTCTGGGCCTGGGGCCTGCGCGCGCAGCTCGCGCGCAAGCACGGCCAGACCGGCCACTTCTGGGAAGCGGTCGCCATCATGGGCGGGCTGCTCGGCCTGATCCTGCTGGCCTACATCTCCAAGATCGGGGCAGACTTCGGCGCGCTGGGCAACTTCGGGAACCCGCTGGTGCTGGTGATGCTCGCGGGCTTCCTGGTGTTCGTCGTCGGCTACATCCGCATCATCAGGGACGTGCCGATCCTGCCCATCGAACTGCTGTCGCAGGGCGGGAACATCATCAGCTTCACCCGTCTGTTCGCCGTGGGCGTCGCCGCCGCGATTCTCGCGAACCTGGCGACCGACCTGGGCTGGAGCCTGGGCGGCGTCCTGCCGGTCATCGGGCCGATTCTCGGCATCCTGATCGGCCTGTTCGTCCACAGCTTCTTCCTGGCCCTGACCCTGATCGGTCACATCATGCAGCCGCTCCGTTTGCACTACCTGGAATTCCTGAACCCCACCGGGTTCTACCAGGAGAGCGGCCCCCGCTACGTCCCCTTCGCTCGTGCGAGCGTCCGCAAATAA
- a CDS encoding V-type ATPase subunit subunit G family protein yields the protein MDAASRILSELATRERALDAQLEAARAEAQREIEAAEAQAARMQQEAQAQATQMRREFEQVLAEQTERIRSEARANAQQEVSAVQARSVGKLGAAVEGILRAVLP from the coding sequence TTGGACGCCGCTAGTCGAATCCTGAGTGAACTCGCGACCCGCGAACGTGCCCTCGACGCGCAGCTTGAGGCCGCGCGGGCGGAGGCGCAGCGCGAGATCGAGGCCGCCGAGGCGCAGGCCGCGCGTATGCAGCAGGAGGCCCAGGCGCAGGCCACGCAGATGCGCCGCGAGTTCGAGCAGGTGCTGGCCGAACAGACGGAGCGCATCCGGAGCGAGGCCCGCGCGAACGCGCAGCAAGAGGTGAGCGCCGTGCAGGCCCGCAGCGTGGGCAAGCTCGGCGCCGCCGTCGAGGGCATCCTGCGGGCGGTGCTGCCGTGA
- the pth gene encoding aminoacyl-tRNA hydrolase: MKLVVGLGNPGSQYAQTRHNVGWLVVDEVARRWGAVWRKEKDAEVAEVRVGSAAGAKVLLVKPQTFMNASGKAVGPLLAFYKLGGDALLVVQDDLDSPFGLLKFRLGGRHGGQNGVRDIIRVLGTPDFPRLKIGISRPPAGWDPADWVLSRWRAEEVGTLAELVRLGADAVEVWAQAGLAEGQARFNGTDLRPKPEPAPQPEPGAAGAAYAGPRDHH, translated from the coding sequence ATGAAACTGGTCGTGGGCCTGGGCAACCCGGGCAGCCAGTACGCCCAGACGCGCCACAACGTCGGCTGGCTGGTCGTGGATGAGGTCGCCCGCCGCTGGGGGGCCGTGTGGCGCAAGGAAAAGGACGCGGAGGTGGCCGAGGTGCGCGTCGGGTCGGCGGCCGGCGCGAAGGTGCTGCTGGTCAAGCCCCAGACCTTCATGAACGCCTCGGGCAAGGCGGTGGGGCCGCTCCTCGCCTTCTACAAGCTGGGCGGTGACGCGCTGCTGGTCGTGCAGGACGACCTCGACAGCCCCTTTGGCCTGCTGAAGTTCCGCCTGGGAGGGCGGCACGGCGGGCAGAACGGCGTGCGCGACATCATCCGGGTGCTGGGGACGCCGGACTTCCCCCGCCTGAAGATCGGTATCTCGCGTCCTCCGGCGGGCTGGGACCCGGCCGACTGGGTGCTGAGCCGGTGGCGCGCGGAGGAGGTGGGCACGCTCGCGGAACTCGTGCGGCTGGGCGCGGACGCGGTGGAGGTCTGGGCGCAGGCCGGGCTGGCGGAGGGGCAGGCCCGTTTCAACGGCACCGACCTGCGCCCCAAGCCGGAACCTGCGCCCCAGCCGGAACCCGGGGCGGCGGGTGCGGCGTATGCTGGCCCACGTGACCACCACTGA
- a CDS encoding P-II family nitrogen regulator produces the protein MKLITAVVRPERVQQVKEALFQAGISGLTLSRVSGHGGEQEIVEHYRGTRVMIEFRDKVEFRMAVSEPFVEVAIRAICQGARTGEVGDGKIFVQPLERVIRIRTGEEDAAALTPVTETRLTPGFPV, from the coding sequence ATGAAACTGATCACGGCGGTCGTGCGCCCCGAGCGGGTGCAGCAGGTCAAGGAGGCGCTGTTTCAGGCGGGGATCAGCGGGCTGACGCTCAGCCGCGTGTCCGGGCACGGCGGCGAGCAGGAGATCGTCGAACACTACCGGGGCACCCGCGTGATGATCGAGTTCCGCGACAAGGTGGAGTTCCGGATGGCCGTCAGTGAGCCGTTCGTGGAGGTCGCCATCCGGGCCATCTGCCAGGGGGCGCGCACCGGCGAGGTCGGGGACGGCAAGATTTTCGTGCAGCCGCTGGAGCGCGTGATCCGCATCCGCACCGGCGAGGAAGATGCCGCCGCCCTCACGCCCGTCACCGAAACCAGGCTCACGCCGGGCTTTCCGGTCTGA
- a CDS encoding V-type ATP synthase subunit A, with product MTQNKQGVVQNIAGPAVIADGMYGAKMYDIVRVGKERLVGEIIRLDGDTAFVQVYEDTSGLTVGEPVETTGLPLSVELGPGMLNGIYDGIQRPLDKIREASGDFIARGIEVSSLDRTKKWAFTPTVQAGDTVTGSAILGTVPEFSFTHKILTPPDKSGKLTWVAPAGEYTIDDTIARLEDGSELRLAHYWPVRAPRPVAQKLDPSLPFLTGMRILDVLFPLVMGGAAAIPGPFGSGKTVTQQSVAKYGNADIVVYVGCGERGNEMTDVLVEFPELEDPKTGGPLMHRTILIANTSNMPVAAREASVYTGITLAEYFRDQGYSVSLMADSTSRWAEALREISSRLEEMPAEEGYPPYLGAKLAAFYERAGAVKTLAGEDGAVSVIGAVSPAGGDMSEPVTQATLRITGAFWRLDAGLARRRHFPAINWNGSYSLFTPILDSWYRENVGQDFPELRQRIGNILQQEASLQEVVQLVGPDALQDQERLVIEAGRMLRQDFLQQNGFDPVDASASMPKNYGLMKMMLKFYDEAEAALRNGATIDEIIQNPVIEKLSRARYVPEADFAAYSDSVMNELDTTFKGVRA from the coding sequence ATGACGCAGAACAAGCAGGGCGTCGTGCAGAACATCGCCGGACCGGCCGTGATCGCGGACGGGATGTACGGCGCGAAGATGTACGACATCGTGCGCGTGGGCAAGGAACGCCTGGTGGGCGAGATCATCCGCCTTGACGGCGACACCGCCTTCGTGCAGGTGTACGAGGACACCAGCGGCCTGACCGTGGGTGAACCGGTCGAAACCACCGGCCTCCCGCTCAGCGTGGAGCTGGGGCCGGGGATGCTCAACGGCATCTACGACGGCATTCAGCGCCCCCTCGACAAGATCCGCGAGGCTTCGGGCGACTTCATCGCGCGCGGCATCGAGGTGTCGAGCCTCGACCGCACCAAGAAGTGGGCCTTTACCCCCACGGTGCAGGCGGGCGATACCGTCACGGGCAGCGCCATCCTGGGCACCGTGCCGGAATTCAGCTTCACCCACAAGATTCTGACGCCGCCCGACAAGAGCGGCAAGCTGACCTGGGTTGCCCCGGCGGGCGAGTACACCATCGACGACACCATCGCGCGCCTCGAAGACGGCAGCGAGCTGCGCCTGGCGCACTACTGGCCGGTGCGCGCGCCGCGTCCGGTCGCCCAGAAGCTCGACCCCAGCCTGCCCTTCCTCACCGGGATGCGGATTCTCGACGTGCTGTTCCCGCTGGTGATGGGCGGCGCGGCGGCGATTCCCGGCCCCTTCGGCTCGGGCAAGACCGTGACGCAGCAGTCGGTGGCGAAGTACGGCAACGCCGACATCGTGGTGTACGTGGGCTGCGGCGAGCGCGGCAACGAGATGACCGACGTGCTGGTGGAGTTCCCGGAACTGGAAGACCCCAAGACCGGCGGGCCCCTCATGCACCGCACCATCCTGATCGCCAACACCTCCAACATGCCGGTGGCGGCGCGTGAAGCTTCGGTGTACACCGGCATCACGCTGGCGGAATACTTCCGCGACCAGGGCTACAGCGTCTCGCTGATGGCCGACTCCACCAGCCGCTGGGCCGAGGCGCTCCGCGAGATCTCCTCCCGCCTGGAAGAGATGCCCGCCGAAGAAGGCTACCCGCCCTACCTGGGCGCCAAGCTGGCGGCGTTCTACGAGCGCGCGGGGGCCGTCAAGACCCTGGCGGGCGAGGACGGCGCGGTCAGCGTGATCGGCGCGGTCAGCCCGGCGGGCGGCGACATGTCCGAACCCGTCACGCAGGCGACCCTGCGCATCACCGGGGCCTTCTGGCGTCTGGACGCGGGCCTGGCGCGGCGCCGTCACTTCCCGGCGATCAACTGGAACGGCTCCTACAGCCTGTTCACGCCGATCCTGGACTCCTGGTACCGCGAGAACGTCGGCCAGGACTTCCCGGAGCTGCGCCAGCGCATCGGCAACATCCTCCAGCAGGAAGCCTCCCTCCAGGAAGTCGTGCAGCTCGTCGGTCCCGACGCGCTTCAGGACCAGGAGCGTCTGGTGATCGAGGCGGGCCGGATGCTGCGCCAGGACTTCCTCCAGCAGAACGGCTTCGACCCGGTGGACGCCAGCGCCTCGATGCCCAAGAACTACGGCCTGATGAAGATGATGCTGAAGTTCTACGACGAGGCCGAAGCGGCGCTCCGAAATGGGGCCACCATCGACGAGATCATCCAGAACCCCGTGATCGAGAAGCTTTCCCGAGCGCGCTACGTGCCCGAGGCGGACTTCGCGGCCTACAGTGACAGCGTGATGAACGAACTCGACACCACGTTCAAAGGAGTAAGAGCGTGA
- a CDS encoding V-type ATP synthase subunit K codes for MKNLFKVLPILLLASVAFAQDAAASATDATAVGLRAIGAGLALGLGAVGTGLAQGPIGAAAAGVVAERPEKFGQMLIWFVLPETLVIFGFVGFFLLR; via the coding sequence ATGAAGAACCTGTTCAAAGTCCTGCCCATCCTGCTCCTCGCTTCCGTCGCGTTCGCCCAGGACGCCGCCGCCAGCGCGACTGACGCCACGGCCGTCGGCCTGCGCGCTATTGGCGCGGGCCTCGCGCTGGGCCTCGGCGCGGTCGGCACCGGCCTGGCGCAGGGTCCCATCGGTGCGGCCGCGGCGGGCGTCGTCGCGGAGCGCCCCGAGAAGTTCGGTCAGATGCTGATCTGGTTCGTGCTGCCCGAGACGCTCGTGATCTTCGGCTTCGTCGGCTTCTTCCTCCTGCGGTAA
- a CDS encoding V-type ATP synthase subunit F encodes MYKVVVLTDHETATGYRLAGTEVVETTPGAAEQALERLITEGNYGLIAVDQGLIPDPAGSVARVMRGRDLPILLPIPSLADAFSSDTVDAKAYMGKLVRDTIGFDIKL; translated from the coding sequence ATGTATAAGGTCGTCGTGCTCACCGACCACGAAACCGCGACCGGCTACCGCCTCGCGGGCACCGAAGTCGTCGAAACCACGCCCGGCGCGGCCGAGCAGGCCCTCGAACGCCTGATCACCGAGGGCAACTACGGCCTGATCGCCGTGGACCAGGGCCTGATCCCCGATCCGGCAGGCTCGGTCGCCCGGGTGATGCGTGGCCGTGACCTCCCGATCCTGCTGCCGATCCCCAGCCTGGCCGACGCTTTTTCCTCCGACACGGTGGACGCCAAGGCGTACATGGGCAAGCTGGTGCGGGACACCATCGGGTTCGACATCAAGCTTTGA
- a CDS encoding M42 family metallopeptidase codes for MTTTELRLDLLRQLSDLNGVPGNEDAVRDFVLRELEGLADEVRVDALGNVIALKKGQGEASGGEHRRERIMLSAHMDEIGFLVRFIDDKGFVRVQALGGFDPRNLFARNVTVQTRGGPLPGVLTPGGRPVHIATPEDRKKVPEIKEFFVDLGLDAEEVRRRVRVGDMVTLDQTARQVGHLIVGKAMDDRASVFLQLEALRRLADTPPRHDVVAVFSVQEEVGLRGAVVAAYGVEPTLGIGLDVTLAVDTPGVGPDEAVTRLGDGIGIKVFDSSMISTRWLVDELVDLADREGIPYQLEVLPLGGTDGAAIQKTRAGVPSVTLSVPTRYIHTIVEAVHAKDLRAGVDLLVAYLR; via the coding sequence GTGACCACCACTGAACTGCGGCTGGACCTGCTCCGCCAACTCTCGGACCTGAACGGCGTTCCCGGCAACGAGGACGCGGTGCGTGACTTCGTGCTGCGCGAACTGGAAGGCCTGGCCGACGAGGTGCGCGTGGACGCGCTCGGGAACGTGATCGCGCTGAAGAAGGGCCAGGGCGAGGCCAGTGGGGGGGAACACCGCCGCGAGCGCATCATGCTCAGCGCCCATATGGACGAGATCGGCTTCCTGGTGCGCTTTATCGACGACAAGGGCTTTGTGCGGGTGCAGGCGCTCGGCGGGTTCGACCCCCGCAACCTCTTCGCGCGCAACGTGACGGTGCAGACGCGCGGCGGCCCTCTGCCGGGCGTGCTGACGCCGGGGGGCAGGCCCGTTCACATCGCCACGCCGGAAGACCGCAAGAAGGTGCCCGAGATCAAGGAATTCTTCGTCGATCTCGGCCTGGATGCCGAGGAGGTCCGGCGCCGCGTGCGGGTGGGTGACATGGTGACCCTCGATCAGACGGCCCGCCAGGTCGGCCACCTGATCGTCGGCAAGGCGATGGATGACCGCGCCAGCGTGTTCCTGCAACTGGAGGCGCTGCGCCGCCTCGCGGATACCCCGCCCCGCCATGACGTGGTGGCCGTCTTCAGCGTGCAGGAGGAGGTGGGCCTGCGCGGGGCGGTCGTCGCGGCCTACGGGGTGGAACCCACGCTCGGCATCGGCCTGGACGTGACGCTGGCGGTGGACACGCCCGGCGTGGGGCCGGACGAGGCCGTCACGCGCCTGGGGGACGGGATCGGCATCAAGGTCTTCGACTCCTCCATGATCTCGACCCGCTGGCTGGTCGACGAACTGGTGGACCTGGCCGACCGCGAGGGCATCCCGTATCAGCTCGAAGTCCTGCCGCTGGGGGGGACGGACGGAGCGGCCATCCAGAAGACCCGGGCAGGCGTCCCCAGCGTCACCCTCAGCGTGCCGACGCGGTACATCCACACCATTGTGGAGGCCGTCCACGCGAAGGACCTGCGGGCGGGCGTGGACCTGCTGGTGGCCTACCTGCGCTGA